One segment of Candidatus Pelagibacter ubique HTCC1062 DNA contains the following:
- a CDS encoding class I SAM-dependent methyltransferase: MEIDFITNHHKQTKRDYLARVNKINKSEAAVKAKKWDFDYWDGSRDVNYGGYYYDGRWEPIAKKIIDFYKIKPGNKILDIGCGKGFLLYELKKQVPGVIIRGLDISSYAIKNAKEEVKEYLKIGDANKLPYSDKEFDLVLSINTLHNLYCFDLFSALQEIERVGKEKKYLCVESYRNETEKVNLLYWQVTCEAFFNTEEWKWIFNQNNYRGDYSFIFFE; the protein is encoded by the coding sequence ATGGAAATTGATTTTATAACAAACCATCATAAACAAACCAAAAGAGACTATTTGGCCAGAGTAAATAAGATAAACAAATCTGAGGCAGCGGTAAAAGCTAAAAAATGGGATTTTGATTACTGGGATGGTTCAAGAGATGTTAATTATGGAGGTTACTATTATGATGGAAGGTGGGAGCCAATAGCAAAAAAAATTATAGATTTTTATAAAATAAAACCAGGTAACAAAATTTTAGATATTGGGTGTGGAAAGGGTTTTTTATTATATGAATTAAAAAAACAAGTACCTGGAGTAATTATAAGAGGACTAGATATCTCAAGTTATGCAATTAAAAATGCAAAAGAAGAGGTAAAAGAATACTTAAAGATAGGAGATGCAAACAAATTACCATATTCTGATAAAGAGTTTGATTTGGTTTTAAGTATAAATACTTTGCATAATTTGTACTGCTTTGATCTATTTTCAGCATTACAAGAAATAGAACGAGTTGGAAAAGAAAAAAAATATCTTTGTGTAGAGTCTTATCGAAATGAGACAGAAAAAGTAAATTTATTATATTGGCAAGTGACTTGTGAAGCGTTTTTCAATACAGAAGAGTGGAAATGGATTTTTAATCAAAACAATTATAGAGGTGATTATTCATTTATTTTTTTTGAATAA
- a CDS encoding thiamine pyrophosphate-binding protein encodes MKTTDLLAQVLKKNNLKCAFGLQGGAVVHIFDSLIKKNISVTFTHHEQSAALAAVSYAKSVNGIGCVVVTTGPGSTNSITGLLAAWQDSIPVIFISGQARAIHTSYKKKVRQVGTQEVNICDIVRPITKYTTFINQTKNFQIEIDKAIKIAISGRPGPVWIDIALDIQWQNIPLLKKIKKIIPKKIKINQTKKINKSIDLINKSTNPLFIIGYGAVLSGIDRKIINQTLIKKSIPSVLTWNTADLIPTNNKYNLGIVGMSGQRGANKAVFNSDLIVCLGNHLSIPHTTTLYKNYAPNAKKIIINIDKDQLKNLNVKFHLKINMDCKDYLQKIIKNLTKKKTYQLKQFKKLNWYEPLEKKIPNSNSFIRKLTTKIKNKKNIIIDGGGTALYAGFQSSVIDSKTKITCSSAISSMGTGLSETIGSHKSKKFYKHICIIGDGSFLMNCQDLQTIYQENINVLIIIVNNNGYLAIRHTQKEFLNERYFGTHPSDGISFPNFSRLAKAFKIKYKKINTIDKSKKFIQNCNKIKGPIIVDLIVDESQPSLFKQGYKKNADGSFAPSDLSEMYPFIKDPISNTNN; translated from the coding sequence ATGAAAACAACTGATTTATTAGCACAAGTTTTAAAAAAAAATAATCTTAAGTGTGCTTTTGGTTTACAAGGTGGGGCAGTTGTTCATATTTTTGATTCATTAATTAAAAAAAATATTTCTGTAACATTTACTCATCATGAGCAATCAGCAGCGTTAGCTGCTGTCTCATATGCAAAAAGTGTAAATGGAATAGGCTGTGTCGTGGTAACTACAGGTCCAGGCTCGACAAATTCAATTACAGGCTTACTGGCAGCTTGGCAAGATTCTATTCCTGTAATTTTTATAAGTGGCCAAGCTAGGGCTATTCATACGTCTTACAAAAAAAAGGTCAGACAAGTGGGCACTCAAGAAGTTAATATTTGCGACATAGTGAGGCCAATAACCAAATATACTACGTTTATAAACCAAACAAAAAACTTTCAAATTGAAATTGATAAGGCAATCAAAATTGCGATTTCTGGTAGACCTGGTCCTGTCTGGATTGATATTGCACTCGACATTCAGTGGCAGAACATTCCATTATTAAAAAAAATTAAAAAGATAATCCCAAAAAAGATAAAAATAAATCAAACTAAAAAAATAAATAAATCTATAGATTTAATAAATAAATCAACAAATCCACTATTTATAATAGGTTATGGTGCTGTTCTTTCTGGCATAGATAGAAAAATCATTAATCAAACCCTGATAAAGAAATCAATTCCAAGCGTATTAACTTGGAATACTGCAGATTTAATTCCTACAAATAATAAATATAATTTAGGTATAGTTGGAATGAGTGGACAAAGAGGTGCCAATAAAGCTGTATTTAACTCGGATCTAATTGTGTGCTTAGGAAATCACCTATCAATACCCCACACCACAACTCTTTATAAAAATTATGCTCCAAATGCAAAAAAAATAATAATAAATATTGATAAGGATCAGCTTAAAAATCTTAATGTTAAATTTCATTTAAAAATAAATATGGATTGTAAAGATTACCTACAAAAAATTATAAAAAATCTTACTAAAAAAAAAACCTATCAACTAAAACAATTTAAAAAACTAAATTGGTACGAACCTTTAGAAAAAAAAATACCCAACTCAAATTCTTTTATTAGAAAATTAACTACTAAAATAAAAAATAAGAAAAATATTATAATTGATGGAGGTGGAACAGCTCTATATGCAGGTTTTCAAAGTTCAGTAATTGATTCCAAAACAAAAATAACTTGCTCATCTGCTATCTCATCAATGGGTACAGGATTATCAGAAACAATAGGTTCACATAAATCTAAAAAATTTTATAAACATATTTGTATAATTGGTGATGGTAGTTTTTTAATGAATTGCCAAGATTTACAAACTATTTATCAAGAAAATATTAATGTTTTAATAATAATAGTAAATAATAATGGTTATCTTGCCATAAGACATACGCAAAAAGAATTTCTTAATGAAAGATATTTTGGTACACATCCAAGTGATGGTATTTCTTTTCCAAATTTTTCAAGATTAGCAAAAGCATTTAAAATTAAATATAAAAAAATTAATACAATTGATAAATCAAAAAAATTTATACAGAATTGTAATAAAATTAAAGGACCAATAATAGTTGATCTCATTGTTGACGAAAGTCAACCGTCATTATTCAAACAGGGTTATAAAAAAAATGCTGATGGCTCCTTTGCGCCATCAGACTTGAGTGAAATGTACCCATTTATAAAAGATCCAATATCTAATACTAATAATTAA
- a CDS encoding sugar nucleotide-binding protein — translation MKVYIIGASGLIGKNLFLTLTKKYKTIGTYNSNRTNKKFVKFNMKKDKITKISKEIKENDIFIILSAYSNPGWISQNKREANDLNVLTTKKLIDQIIKLKCKIIFMSSVEVFDGKKKYFLETDKPKPLNFYGKAKYKIEKYIQKKTKNYLILRTSWNSDEVLHGRCVIELTYNSIKKDNAKMAKDNLFSITNVKDTCSIIEKHLMSKSKILHIANKEKISRSILAKRIKKYSKNKLNFKIVKYLKINYLEPRSKINLLKSNDKVIRKFNFKKINSLIERKTKLLDAV, via the coding sequence ATGAAAGTTTATATAATTGGTGCATCAGGTTTAATAGGGAAAAATTTATTTTTAACCCTAACAAAAAAATATAAAACTATTGGAACTTATAATTCAAATCGAACAAATAAAAAATTTGTCAAATTTAATATGAAAAAAGACAAAATTACAAAAATTAGTAAAGAGATAAAAGAAAATGATATATTTATTATTCTATCAGCATATTCAAACCCAGGATGGATTTCTCAAAACAAAAGGGAAGCAAATGATCTTAACGTATTAACAACAAAAAAACTAATTGATCAAATCATTAAACTAAAATGTAAAATAATATTTATGTCTTCGGTTGAAGTATTTGATGGAAAAAAGAAATATTTCCTTGAAACCGATAAGCCTAAGCCATTGAATTTTTATGGTAAGGCAAAATATAAAATTGAAAAGTATATCCAAAAAAAAACTAAAAACTATTTGATATTAAGAACTAGTTGGAATAGTGATGAGGTGCTTCATGGCAGGTGTGTAATAGAGTTAACCTACAATAGTATTAAAAAAGACAATGCTAAAATGGCCAAGGATAACTTATTTTCAATAACAAATGTTAAGGATACATGTTCAATAATTGAAAAACACTTAATGTCAAAAAGCAAAATTCTTCATATCGCAAACAAAGAGAAAATTTCAAGATCTATTTTAGCTAAACGAATAAAAAAATATTCAAAAAATAAATTAAATTTTAAAATTGTTAAATATTTGAAGATTAATTACTTGGAGCCTAGATCAAAAATTAATTTGTTAAAAAGCAATGATAAAGTCATAAGAAAATTTAATTTCAAAAAAATAAACAGTCTAATTGAAAGAAAAACTAAATTACTGGATGCTGTCTAG